A region of the Vigna unguiculata cultivar IT97K-499-35 chromosome 9, ASM411807v1, whole genome shotgun sequence genome:
CATTAATGCCAATGAGATTTTCGGTTAATGTCGTACTTGATGAAACTTGCACTCACTGTAGTACTGATTTGGTGCGTTCAGGTCATGATGAAAGAAGCCGTAGTCGATGATGCTGATGTTGTGAGAGGACTTCTTGAGTTTGCGAACAGGAATCTCATACATAGTATCGTGGTCGGTGCATCTGCCAAAAACCCTTTGTCAAGGTTTCGTTAATTTTCTCTGCTTTTTCTATGTATGTTTATCcccttttcatatatatattttgtctaACGAATTAATGTGTTTCACAATGTTGTGGCGTGCAGTCTCAAAAAACTTAAAGCCTATCAGTGTCAGGATATACCAACAGCCATGATCAAATCAGCTCCGGATTTCTGCTCTGTTTACATAATTTCGAAATTGAAGCTTGTGTCTGCTCGATCAGCGGTACGGTCattgtcaaaaaatttaactacACCGAAATCAATTCCTGTGCCGCCAAGTCCACCCAGTCCAGATGGTGGACCATTAAGGTGCCAAGAATGGAAATTACATAGCTAGCAACTTGATATCTATGTTACATATGTGTTTTGTTGAGATCAGCATCAGTTagatgtttttaattaataattttggttTGGTTACATGCAAATAGGGGACAAATACCTAGAAGCAGGGCCATTTACGAAGGAGCAGCAGAACCAATGAGAGTAATACATGCTAGAGAAAGACCAAAGAGTGCGGGAAATGGTATATCAATAGACCACATTGATATACCCGCTCGTCCACGAAATTGGTCAATGGATGAAAGGGAAATTTCAGGGCTTGGGTTAATGGATTTGAATAGAATTGATTCTGGTATATCAGAATCCCTCCCCGTGTCATCATCTCCTCAATCCTCAGTGAGTGTAAAAGAAATGTTATTGCATGTGAAAAAGTCCGAACAAAGATGGTTAGATGAACCTAACATTCCAATATTTAATTACTTCATCACAGAAAGAACTAGAAGCCGAGATGAAAAGATTGAGGCTTGAACTGAAGCAAACTATGGACATGTACAGCTCAGCTTGCAAGCAAGCAATCTCAGCCAAAAACCAGGTTACGTTTTAttgaagtttttaaaaaatactacgTGAGGGATTTTCCACTTTGTGACAAACACATTCACTAATAAAGAATAAGTTTCATCCTTAACCATGATGCTTCATATATGGTCACTGGAAGTCAGTGGAGGAGGTTGTTCTGGTTTTAACTCTTTATGGTTATATATGAAATGAAAAACTATGAAATGACTCTTGAATGTATGATTGGTTAACTAACAGGCGGAACAGATTCGTCAATGGAAACTGGAAGAGGATCGCAGGGTTGAGGTAGTTAGGATGTCTCAAGAGGCCGCTCTTGCAATTGCAGAAAAGGAGAAGGCTAGAGCCAAAGCTGCAATGGAAGCAGCTGAGGAGGCCAGGAGGAGGGCTGAACAGGAAGCACAGAGAAGAAAGGATGCAGAGGAGAAGGCCAGGGTAGAGGCAGAAGAGAAAGAACGAGCATTATCTACGTTGGCTCAAAATGATACCCGGTATAGAAGATACACCATAGAGGAGATTGAATTGGCCACAGAAAAGTTCTCCCCGTCAAACAAAATTGGTGAAGGTGGATACGGACCTGTGTTTAAAGGCCACCTTGATCACACCCCGGTTGCAATCAAAATTTTAAGGCCCGATGCCTCTCAGGGCATGAAGCAGTTCAACCAAGAGGTAACTACACTAGTTTTCACTCCTATATTTAAAAGTATGACTCTTAAATTTTTCATTGCCTTTTCATCACTTAGTTATCAAGACACTATAAATGCAATGCAAGaacaatatatacttttttttccttcttaattAATTGCATTCACAGATTGAGGTACTAAGCTGCATTAGACATCCGCATATGGTCCTCCTCCTTGGTGCATGTCCTGAGCATGGATGCTTAGTGTATGAATACCTGGATAATGGTAGCTTAGAAGACAGATTATTCCGGAAAAACAGCAGCAGACCAATTCCATGGAAGAAACGGTTCGAAATATCTGCTGAGATAGCAACTGCACTCCTTTTCCTC
Encoded here:
- the LOC114163004 gene encoding U-box domain-containing protein 35-like; the protein is MSLAAPPQNVTMVAVDKDKNSANAFRWAVNHLDNPVIIAVHVKHKNFSHHVTNVFPPDEDDVVNIFNSLRGMCTRKAVMMKEAVVDDADVVRGLLEFANRNLIHSIVVGASAKNPLSSLKKLKAYQCQDIPTAMIKSAPDFCSVYIISKLKLVSARSAVRSLSKNLTTPKSIPVPPSPPSPDGGPLRGQIPRSRAIYEGAAEPMRVIHARERPKSAGNGISIDHIDIPARPRNWSMDEREISGLGLMDLNRIDSGISESLPVSSSPQSSKELEAEMKRLRLELKQTMDMYSSACKQAISAKNQAEQIRQWKLEEDRRVEVVRMSQEAALAIAEKEKARAKAAMEAAEEARRRAEQEAQRRKDAEEKARVEAEEKERALSTLAQNDTRYRRYTIEEIELATEKFSPSNKIGEGGYGPVFKGHLDHTPVAIKILRPDASQGMKQFNQEIEVLSCIRHPHMVLLLGACPEHGCLVYEYLDNGSLEDRLFRKNSSRPIPWKKRFEISAEIATALLFLHQNKPEPIVHRDLKPSNILVDRNYVSKISDVGLARLVPPSVADTVTQYYMTSAAGTFCYIDPEYQQTGILTTKSDIYSLGIMLLQIITGKPPMGLAHLVRKAVEKGRFEEVLDPVITDWPVEEALSYAKLALQCAQLSKKDRPNLATEVLPELTRLSELELPPQNDPFSFSSDDTIYSCVSRSPTPPRGQYSDSETSNRV